CGTCATCACAGCGCGCCACAGCGCTGCGCGGCGCAGGGCGAGGCTTGCTAagagaggaggggttggaggcCTTGGTAGTGGGGGCGGATGAGCTGGGGCCGCGGGGCTGAGATTGGAGCAGGGCTAAAAGTCAGCAGCCGTTAGTGGTCAGGGCACTCGGACGGCAGGTTTGACGAGGACTGGCGCTTGCAGGCCACGGCTGAGGCGGATTCTCGGGAGGTGCCGCTGCGCGCGCGCGGGCATGAGCCGCAAGCGCAGGGCGACTAGGGGCGGGTGAGGACGTTCTCGGCCTGTAGAAACAGGCTCGCCCGGGTTAGTTGAAGTTCcgggcttttgttttctttttctcgaAGGATCCGAGTGTGCGGGTCTGTATGCATCACCGCAGAGACCGCCAGAAGCAATCCTTTCTTGGAGGCCAGGCCGGCTGCTTTCGTTTCCTCTTATGACAGGTGCTTGATTGGCTTGTCCTGTCAGTTAGGCAGTCCTCACGAGATTATTTTAAGGTAGATCAAGGGGAGTCACCGGGGTTTCCCACGGATCCGTGCCTTAAGGATTTGTACGAGGTGTTAGAAGTAAGCAAACCCCGGGTTTCTGCAGTCTTTCTGGTCCCCACTCTTGTCCCGGGCTGCAGCTTTGCCTAAGGCCTAGGCCTTGGTTTTCCATTGTTATAGGGTGAGGATTGTAGCGTAGTTGTGAGGATTAGGTGTTTTGCCCACAGGAAGTCTACTGACCCTGTATAGCAGGAATCATTGCGCCTCAGGGACTTTTGTATGCGGCCTCTCAGCTGGAATGCTTTGGCAGTTTTGCCTTGGATCTTTGTGACTCTTGTGAATTTAAGACAATGGTTTCTCTGTACAGTGGTTTCTCTGTACAATGGTTTCTCAGTGAAGAGGAGGTTCCCGAATAGGAGGCAAGAACCACAGAGGGTGAGAGTTGCTTTTCCTCAGGGATTTCTGTGCCTAGTTATACCCTAGAAAACCGTTATCTCTAGAGTTTGAACTTAAGGCCTTGGTCTCAGAGGCTGCACACCATCTATACTAAGGatctttttaaacaaaacaaaacagagcctgGCACTTACTAAGCTGTGTTAGACTTTCTTAAATCCACGGGCATATCAATACGGAGGGTTAgggtgtgggtactgggaatcctctgggaatccTCTGTTGTCTGTCTGATGGGAAGCGAGGCCTCAGGTTTATTCCACTTTAGGAAATATTTACTTTCCCTTagttatacatttatacaatgtgcATAAGGGGGCATCTGCATCAGTCACAGGTGgctcctgaccactgagccatctctccacactCCCCACACCCCCGACTTTACAAACACCCAAATCTGCTGGGACTCAGTATTGGGCTAGCCAGCCAGTAAGCTTTAGGGACTCTTCTGCTCACTCCAGTGCTGGCTTTACAGAGCTGTCACCTATATCCTGgttttacataggttctgggagTCTGAAATCAGGTCCTCAAGTTCAGCAAGCACTATACAAAAAGGCATCTCCCAGccccttgttttcttctttcttttcttttctttctttttttttttttttctatgatgtTACTATGTAAGCATAAATAGACTAGGTAGGCCTTGGACTCAGAACTACCTGCTCTTGCCTTCCCctgtgctggaattgaaggtgtACATCTCCATGCCTAGCCCTTACTTCTGAGGAAGGATTTCTGAGTCATTGTAATTTGGGAGGCCTAAAGCATCAGTGTTGGCCCTGCAGAGCTGCAGCTACTTATGagaaggccacacacacacacgcgcgcacacacacacaaacacgctaTTGACAGTGCTACACAATGTATGTCTGCTTGACACTTAGTTTACCCCATGTCTTCTGTCCACTCTGCACAGCTCTAAGTGCTTCCTAGGAAGTGTGATGGCGCATGCTTAAAATcccagaagaggcaggaggattgctacaaatTCAAGACAagtctgggctatacagtgagaccttgtctcaagccAAACATAGAAACTTTCCTTTTGTGCAGCTCTCCTCCACTAACTGCCAAGTCCGTGGGCTTGTACCACTGATAACTTGGAAGGGTTTGTCTTCCCTAACTAAGATGCCCCCCTCCTGCAGGTGGCTGCCTGCCCAGCCCAGCACCATGCACACGCTTGTGTTCCTCAGCACACGGCAGGTGCTTCAGTGCCAGCCAGCTGCGTGCCAggccctgcccctgctgccccgaGAACTCTTCCCTCTGCTGTTCAAGGTGGCCTTCATGGACAAGAAGACAGTTGTGCTGCGTGAGCTCGTGCACACGTGGCCCTTCCCCCTGCTCAGTTTCCAGCAGCTGCTGCAGGAATGTGCCCACTGCAGTCGGGCCCTGCTGCAGGAGCGGCTCAGCACAGAAAGCATGCAGGCTGTGATCCTGGGGCTGACCTCCCGGATTCACACTCAAGAAAGAGGAGCCGGCACGCAACCCTTTTGCAGGTATGCATTTATCTAAGGGGCCCATAGGCTAGGGGTACAGCGAGGATTCTGAGTTGGTTCTAGGCTATGGTTCTGAGAGGTCAGAAAGAGTTCACTATGGGAATACTTGTGTCTGCTGCTTCTGTACAAAGTAGCTGGGAAGGATGTAGGCCTTTCTCCCTcactccctgcctctgcccatCCCTGCTCCCAGGAAGCATGCATTGCGGGTACTGGACATGACTGGTCTCCTGGACGATGgtgtggagcaggatcctgacacCATGAGCATGTGGGACTGTACAGCGGCTGTAGCCAGAACGTGCATCGCCCAGCAGCAGGGTGGCACTGCCGAGCCAGGGCTCTCACCAGTCCCTGTGGAAATCCGTGTAGACCTTCGGGTAAACCGGGGCTCCTACACATTCCTTCGTGAGGCACTCCAAAGTAGCGTGGACAGCCCACTGCGGCTGTGCTGCCGGGACCTCCGGGCTGAGGATCTCCCCATGCGGAACACTGTGGCCCTGCTACAGCTTTTAGATGCAGGCTGTCTGCGCCGGATAGACCTGCGCTTCAATAACCTGGGCCTGCGTGGCCTGTCTGTCATTATCCCACATGTGGCCCGCTTCCAGCAGCTAGCTAGCCTGAGGCTGCATTACGTGCATGGGGACTCGAGACAGCCTTCTGTGGATGGTGAGGACAACTTTCGCTACTTTCTGGCCCAGATGGGCCGGTTTACCTGTCTTCGGGAGCTCAGCATGggctcctctctcctctcaggcAGGCTGGATCAGCTGCTCAGGTGAGTGGGCTCTCCCATCACTCTCTCCCTTTTTTATGTGAGACATTCTCCTTGGCCTACCTGCCCATGACCCTTCTGTAACCCTTTTGTCCCTGCAGTGCCCTGCAGAGGCCCCTGGAGAGCCTAGAGCTGGCCTTCTGCGCGCTGTTGCCTGAGGACCTCCGCTGCCTGTCTCAGAGCTCTCATGCAGCCCACCTCAAAAAGCTGGATCTGAGTGGCAACGACCTGTCAGGCAACCAGTTGACACCCTTCCAGGGTCTGCTGCAGGCAGTAGCAGCCACATTGCTGCATCTTGAGCTGACTGAGTGCCAGCTTGCTGATGCCCAGCTGTTGGCCACACTGCCCACCCTCACTCGATGTGGCAGTCTCCGTTACCTTGGTCTCTATGGCAACCCTTTGTCTATGGCAGGACTTAAAGAACTGCTTCGGGACTCAGTGGTACAGGCTGAGCTACGTACTGTGGTGCACCCTTTCCCTGTGGACTGCTATGAGGGTCTTCCTTGGccaccacctgcctctgtccttcTGGAAGCCTCCATCAATGAGGAGAAGTTTGCCCGTGTGGAAGCTGAATTACACCAGCTGCTGTTAGCTTCGGGCCGTGCCCATGTACTCTGGACCACAGACATCTATGGCCGGCTGGCTGCAGACTATTTTAGCCTCTGATCTCCAGGGTCTTGGTGAACCCTGACACAAAGACTCCTGTCTTAGGTTTCCTGCAGTTTGCCTTTCTCCTGGGTATAACTCCAGTTACCTCTGCTTTCTGCAGTCTCCTTCACCTGTTCCCAGTATCTGGCTGCCTGCTGGTATCTCAGGCCTGTGCTCCCGTTCTGTTCTGTGTGATGTACTTGTTGGCTCTGTTGTGTTGTAGTCTCTCTGCAGAGAACGGTTTCTGGACACATCCTATGCCCTTAGCAGGAGTGCAGTGCATTGAGGTAGACGTTGGGATGACCTGTCTCAGGGCATCTTGGGGTCTTATACTGTGTACTCTGCCTGGCACCCTGTTACCTGGCTCTGGAGGGTGTAAGGTACAGACGTGCAGTATCTGGAATGTGAATTTATGGGCTTTTTTGATGTGTGTCCTAATTGGATGGGAAAGACTTACCTGCATTTCAAGTGTTGCTTTATCGTGACCAGTTGTCAATCTGTCACCCAGTCTACTGCCCCCCTACTTTGTAAGTAGGTTATCCCACTATTCTTACTGTCCAGAGCCAAGGTGGATCACCAGAGCTGGCAGCTAGAGGAACACTATCCAAGGTCCAACCCACGACTCCCCACCAGGCCGCCCCAACACACTCAGTGGTGAAGCCTGGCTTCAATTTTACTTTGAGCATGCGCGCAGCTGCACCGGCCAATCCCCAGTGCTACGTCATTAGTACGCGCAAGCTCAGCAATGGATCTCataggctacacgtgtagggagGCGTAGCCCAGACCTGAGCCCCTCCGGAGGAGTGTGTTCTGGGGCCTCCTCGGGCGGTACCTCTGGGAACAGGGGCTTGGACCGGTCAATGACGAACATCTCGTGTCCATGGTCATCACGGAGCTCCTCGAGCTGTGCGAAGGTGCAAGGCCCATCCGAATAGTCATTGACAAATAGGGTGCCTTCACCTGGCGGCGCAGGCAACTTTTTCCGCCGGCGCCGGCGTCGGCAGATCATAGCTGCTAACAGCAGCGCGGTGAGCGCCAGCAGCGCTATGGCTGCTGTGATCGCGGTCTGCGTTGCTAGTCCCAGGGCTCGGAAGGCCATGCTACCTGCCTCAGGCTGGGGTTCATGTCCCACAGGGCGTGTAGCCGGGGCTTGCGGAGCGGGTAGGTGCTGTGACTGCTGCCGGGATGCGTTGACCAGGAGATGAAAGGGCACACGCGCTTTGCCACCTGCATTGGCGGCCTCGCATTCGTACTTGCCTGCGTGGGCCAGTGTGATGTTGGTGAGGAAGAGCATGCCGCTGCCGGTGTCACGGGTGGCATGCCCGCCCAGACCTGGTACCCCACCTTCCAGCTGGGCCTGGGCTTGAGGCTTGCTATCGCGAGGCTGGGACAGCTTTCTCCAGACCACCAGGGGTTGTGGGTAGCCTGATGCCTGGCAGGCTACCTGCAGGTCCTCCCCCAGATTAGCTGTGAGCTCCGGGGGCTCCACGGTCACAGAAGGAGGAATGCAGATGAGGCTACCACCAGATACTTCTAGCAGACTTTGTAGCGCCAGGCGTGGAGGCTCTGCACACGTGATCTTCTTGTCTCTGGAGCTCAGAAGCCGACGGCCCCCCTCTTTGATCCAAGAGCCCAGCCAGTGAAGGGCACAATCACAACGCCATGGGTTCTCTGTGTAGGACAGAATAGAGCCTAGGTAGATGGGTCCTGCCAATCCTAACAAAAGCCCTTATCTATcacttggttttttggatttggttttttcgagacagggtttctctgtgtagccctggctgtcctggaacttgctctgtagaccaggctggcctcgaactcagagattcacctgcctctgcctcccagagtgctgggattaaaggcgtgtgctaccaccgcccgggcGTCCTTATCTATTTCTTACAGATAGAGTTCCAGAACCCTTGTCACCCAGGAATGTGTGATCCCAGTTCCAGAGAAAGCATCAGCTTCTCTGAGGTCCTGGCTTTGCAAGCCTCCACATTCCTGCATATTGCAGCAGAAATGAAACCCTGTTGTCTAATGAGCTCTCTCCAGTTTTGCCTACCTCCCCGATGACAAGTTATAGGGTCCTCAAATCTCTAcacacagagttctaggacatccagtgCCACATAGAAAAACcttatcttgaaaacaaaaaacaacaacaacaaaaaagagcttCAATTCTGTTGTTATTCTGCAGAACGTGTACCTTGCTTCCTTAAATAGATGCAtaatcgaggccagcctggtctacagagcaagttccaggacagctagggctatacagagaaaccttgtctcaaaaaaacagaacaaaacaaaaagtaaaaaaaaaaaaaaaaaaaaaaaaaaaaaaaaaaaaaataggtgcaTAGGCTGTCACTCTTATGacggaggcagagggaggggggcaTGTCCCCAGAGAATCTGACTGAAGCCTCTCACCAAGTGTCATCAATTAACATCTACTCTGAAGGTTGCCAACATAACAATACTCCTTTTTCATTTAGAATACTGAAATAGCAGTGAGCCACAGGAAGGGCCTGAACATAACATCTGTGATCTCGAGAATGAGCTTGCTCTTTTTGGGGGTAATTTCTGGGAATAGCAAGACTAAACCTTTGTTTACAATAAGGGCACCTTACCTGGCAACCCTTGTTTACTTGGGCATTTGCACTATCCTCTGTTTCCCTATCCGATGCAGAGGAACCACTGAGTTCActtaagtttttctttgttttgttttcaagacagggtttctctgtgtaaccctagctgtcctggaactcaatttttatagaccaggctggcctcgaactcggaaatccttctgccttccatggcacctgttgttttgttttgttttgttttgttttgtttttcgagacagggtgtctctgtgtagccctggctatcctggaactcactctgtagaccaaactgtccttgaactcagaaatctgcctgcctctgcctccgagtgctaggattacaggcgtgcaccaccatcacccagcccACAGCACCTGTCTTAACCCTCCTGTTTCAAATCTATGTTAACATCCCTTTTAATACATCCAAACTCTGTTGCATCTTGGTtattctgaaattattttctgcAGTGAAGTTGAACCTGGCTCAACCCGAGTCAaggactgtaaaaaaattaagGGAACTCCCCAGGTTGATGTGGCCACCACAGTGCAGGTCTGCCTATGTTCCTACCACCACTGACAATAGGAACCCACTGTGTACCTAAGCCTGCTTCTCCATGCAGGTTCAGCTCTGGACTAAGAGACCCATACCAAAGAAGAGTTACCTGTGAGGCGTAGCACTTGTAGGCTGCTCAGAGGCTGCAGGGCCTCCTTGCTGATGGTGCCCAGTTGGTTCCTGCTGAGGTCCAGTAGGGCCAAGGAGGAAAGCCCAGCCAGGGCCTGGTCCTCCAGTAATTCAATGCTGTTTTCTTGAAGATGGAGTTCCTGAAGTCGCTGAAGTAGGGACAAGAAATCATGAGGGAAAAGGGCCATGGGTAGCTAGACAAGGTTGACTTCTCTCCCTCCTAACCTTCCCCACCAGTAGGACAGTTCTGGATATCACAGCAAGATATAGTTTTGACGTTTGTCGCTTACCGGCAGGTGCAAGAAGGTGAAATCCAGCAGCTTTGCCAGCTGGTTCCCAGCCAGGTAAAGCACACGAAGCTGGACCAAGCCCACAAATGCACCGCCCCGCAATCCCCGAAGCCTGTTGCCGGTGAGCGCCAGTT
This portion of the Apodemus sylvaticus chromosome 17, mApoSyl1.1, whole genome shotgun sequence genome encodes:
- the Lrrc14 gene encoding leucine-rich repeat-containing protein 14 isoform X1 produces the protein MLKIPEEAGGLLQIQDKSGLYSETLSQAKHRNFPFVQLSSTNCQVRGLVPLITWKGLSSLTKMPPSCRWLPAQPSTMHTLVFLSTRQVLQCQPAACQALPLLPRELFPLLFKVAFMDKKTVVLRELVHTWPFPLLSFQQLLQECAHCSRALLQERLSTESMQAVILGLTSRIHTQERGAGTQPFCRKHALRVLDMTGLLDDGVEQDPDTMSMWDCTAAVARTCIAQQQGGTAEPGLSPVPVEIRVDLRVNRGSYTFLREALQSSVDSPLRLCCRDLRAEDLPMRNTVALLQLLDAGCLRRIDLRFNNLGLRGLSVIIPHVARFQQLASLRLHYVHGDSRQPSVDGEDNFRYFLAQMGRFTCLRELSMGSSLLSGRLDQLLSALQRPLESLELAFCALLPEDLRCLSQSSHAAHLKKLDLSGNDLSGNQLTPFQGLLQAVAATLLHLELTECQLADAQLLATLPTLTRCGSLRYLGLYGNPLSMAGLKELLRDSVVQAELRTVVHPFPVDCYEGLPWPPPASVLLEASINEEKFARVEAELHQLLLASGRAHVLWTTDIYGRLAADYFSL
- the Lrrc14 gene encoding leucine-rich repeat-containing protein 14 isoform X2, encoding MHTLVFLSTRQVLQCQPAACQALPLLPRELFPLLFKVAFMDKKTVVLRELVHTWPFPLLSFQQLLQECAHCSRALLQERLSTESMQAVILGLTSRIHTQERGAGTQPFCRKHALRVLDMTGLLDDGVEQDPDTMSMWDCTAAVARTCIAQQQGGTAEPGLSPVPVEIRVDLRVNRGSYTFLREALQSSVDSPLRLCCRDLRAEDLPMRNTVALLQLLDAGCLRRIDLRFNNLGLRGLSVIIPHVARFQQLASLRLHYVHGDSRQPSVDGEDNFRYFLAQMGRFTCLRELSMGSSLLSGRLDQLLSALQRPLESLELAFCALLPEDLRCLSQSSHAAHLKKLDLSGNDLSGNQLTPFQGLLQAVAATLLHLELTECQLADAQLLATLPTLTRCGSLRYLGLYGNPLSMAGLKELLRDSVVQAELRTVVHPFPVDCYEGLPWPPPASVLLEASINEEKFARVEAELHQLLLASGRAHVLWTTDIYGRLAADYFSL
- the Lrrc24 gene encoding leucine-rich repeat-containing protein 24, whose translation is MAPGAPTLLLLLLGLLLLPLLPGLPPRATGCPAACRCYSATVECGALRLRVVPQGIPPGTQTLFLQDNSIAHLEQGALAPLAALRHLYLHNNTLRALESGAFRAQPRLLELALTGNRLRGLRGGAFVGLVQLRVLYLAGNQLAKLLDFTFLHLPRLQELHLQENSIELLEDQALAGLSSLALLDLSRNQLGTISKEALQPLSSLQVLRLTENPWRCDCALHWLGSWIKEGGRRLLSSRDKKITCAEPPRLALQSLLEVSGGSLICIPPSVTVEPPELTANLGEDLQVACQASGYPQPLVVWRKLSQPRDSKPQAQAQLEGGVPGLGGHATRDTGSGMLFLTNITLAHAGKYECEAANAGGKARVPFHLLVNASRQQSQHLPAPQAPATRPVGHEPQPEAGSMAFRALGLATQTAITAAIALLALTALLLAAMICRRRRRRKKLPAPPGEGTLFVNDYSDGPCTFAQLEELRDDHGHEMFVIDRSKPLFPEVPPEEAPEHTPPEGLRSGLRLPTRVAYEIHC